In Corallococcus caeni, the following are encoded in one genomic region:
- a CDS encoding DoxX family protein, which yields MNVAMLNEQPSLLKSAALLPPRLSLGATMIHHGLAKLKKESMEEQAGMFEQLGIKPGKTWLLATGITELVAGVSSILGIATRFTAVSVIVTQAMAIAKVHRKNGFDITKGGYEFNVALIAIALGTLMRGPGRLSLHSALERRVKRKELRHFRLLPRQRRGSMLLDALG from the coding sequence ATGAACGTGGCGATGCTGAACGAACAACCGTCGTTGCTGAAGTCGGCCGCGCTGCTGCCGCCGCGCCTGTCGCTGGGCGCGACGATGATCCACCACGGCCTGGCGAAGCTGAAGAAGGAGAGCATGGAGGAGCAAGCGGGCATGTTCGAGCAGCTGGGCATCAAGCCCGGCAAGACATGGCTGCTGGCCACGGGCATCACGGAGCTGGTGGCCGGGGTGAGCTCCATCCTGGGCATCGCGACGCGGTTCACGGCGGTGTCGGTCATCGTCACGCAGGCGATGGCCATCGCGAAGGTGCACCGGAAGAACGGCTTCGACATCACCAAGGGCGGCTACGAGTTCAACGTGGCGCTCATCGCCATCGCGCTGGGGACGCTGATGCGCGGGCCGGGGCGGCTGTCGCTGCACAGCGCGCTGGAGCGGCGGGTGAAGCGCAAGGAGCTGAGGCACTTCCGGCTGCTGCCGCGTCAGCGCCGGGGCTCCATGCTGCTGGACGCGCTGGGGTAG
- a CDS encoding aldo/keto reductase, translated as MHYRPLGRTGLFVSELCFGAMTFGGEGFWKNIGQQGQAEADALVGRCLDAGINFFDTANVYSYGQSEELLGKALAAKRSQVVLATKVRGRMGPGQNEVGLSRYHIFDSVHASLKRLGTDHIDLLQIHGYDAATPLDETLRALDDLVREGKVRYLGASNLAAWQLMKALGLSDHRGLSRFESLQAYYSIAGRDLERELVPLMKDQQVGLMVWSPLAGGFLSGKYRRGAEGPEGARRTAFDFPPVDRERAYNAIDVMDAVAKETGTTVARVALAWLLHQPHVTTVILGAKTQAQLDDNLAASELRLSPEQLSKLDAVSKLPAEYPGWMVERQNADRFPPAR; from the coding sequence ATGCACTACCGTCCGCTGGGCCGCACCGGCCTGTTTGTCTCTGAACTGTGTTTCGGCGCCATGACCTTCGGTGGCGAGGGCTTCTGGAAGAACATCGGGCAGCAGGGACAGGCGGAGGCCGACGCGCTGGTGGGCCGGTGCCTGGACGCGGGCATCAACTTCTTCGACACCGCGAACGTGTATTCGTACGGGCAGTCGGAGGAGCTGCTCGGCAAGGCGTTGGCGGCGAAGCGGTCGCAGGTGGTGCTGGCCACCAAGGTGCGCGGCCGCATGGGCCCGGGCCAGAACGAGGTGGGCCTGTCGCGCTACCACATCTTCGACTCCGTGCACGCCAGCCTGAAGCGCCTGGGCACGGACCACATCGACCTCTTGCAGATCCACGGCTACGACGCGGCCACCCCGCTGGATGAGACGCTGCGCGCGCTGGACGACCTCGTGCGCGAGGGCAAGGTGCGCTACCTGGGCGCGTCCAACCTGGCCGCGTGGCAGCTGATGAAGGCGCTGGGCCTGAGCGACCACCGCGGCCTGTCCCGCTTCGAATCGCTCCAGGCGTACTACTCCATCGCCGGCCGCGACCTGGAGCGGGAGCTGGTGCCGCTGATGAAGGACCAGCAGGTGGGCCTGATGGTGTGGAGCCCGCTCGCGGGCGGCTTCCTGTCCGGCAAGTACCGCCGCGGCGCCGAAGGCCCCGAGGGCGCCCGCCGCACCGCCTTCGACTTCCCGCCCGTGGACCGCGAGCGCGCGTACAACGCCATCGACGTGATGGACGCGGTGGCGAAGGAGACGGGCACCACCGTGGCGCGCGTGGCGCTCGCGTGGCTGCTGCACCAGCCGCACGTCACCACCGTCATCCTGGGCGCCAAGACGCAGGCCCAGCTGGACGACAACCTGGCCGCGTCCGAGCTGCGCCTCAGCCCCGAGCAGCTCTCGAAGCTGGACGCCGTCTCCAAGCTGCCCGCCGAGTACCCCGGCTGGATGGTGGAGCGTCAGAACGCGGACCGCTTCCCCCCGGCCCGCTGA
- a CDS encoding CapA family protein, which translates to MAPPSVLLMLALAAPAASVPNFSTAESSSAARLTQAGTASVRSVLRNGGAGQLEAAGLASVRSAMGDSGATRNGSAVSMRMPAGFAESIPSSPPGSKTVPATGGAQSQTDSLSEAGRIAVEASIGALRAAAIAMHGKAAAPGLAVGNPDEHYARGVAALQSKDSRTAIAELSACVQAAPSRADCRWELGWAYSVEGRWADSLTQWTQVRALNPNQPDLEGALTQARNQAALQAKLAQPVDSTPRPPPPPGAKLRIRAAGDLMLGTTVPEGYLPPEGGGSVIAAVRPLLEDADLTFVNLEGPLCDTGRTTKCRSPANCYAFRSPTSFGEYLKQASVDVVSTANNHSGDFGEECRRATESTLDALGIAWSGPPGSVATLERNGLKIGLVAFHTSAGCNHLNNLPTATALVKQTAATHDIVIVSFHGGAEGGKALHVPPGKEMFFGEDRGDLRAFTHAVVDAGAHLVLGHGPHVARAMEFYQGRLIAYSMGNFATYGRFNLKGPQGLGMILEVELDANGRFSTGRILPTKQVGEGITQPDPDANVVSLVKKLTAEDFPDTGARIADDGRLSPRKSPVTASSTAP; encoded by the coding sequence ATGGCCCCCCCGTCCGTCCTGCTGATGCTGGCGCTCGCCGCGCCCGCCGCGTCCGTCCCCAACTTCTCCACAGCCGAGTCCTCCAGCGCCGCCCGCCTCACCCAAGCGGGCACGGCCTCCGTGCGCTCCGTCCTCCGGAACGGGGGCGCCGGACAGCTGGAAGCCGCGGGCCTCGCGTCCGTGCGGAGCGCGATGGGAGATTCGGGGGCCACGCGGAACGGCTCGGCCGTCTCCATGCGGATGCCCGCGGGCTTCGCCGAGTCCATTCCGTCGTCGCCCCCCGGGTCGAAGACGGTGCCGGCCACGGGCGGCGCGCAAAGCCAGACAGACTCCCTCTCCGAAGCGGGCCGCATCGCCGTGGAGGCCAGCATCGGCGCCCTGCGCGCCGCCGCCATCGCGATGCACGGCAAGGCCGCCGCGCCCGGCCTCGCCGTGGGCAACCCGGACGAGCACTACGCCCGGGGCGTCGCCGCCCTCCAGTCCAAGGACTCCCGCACCGCCATCGCGGAGCTGTCCGCGTGCGTGCAGGCCGCGCCCTCCCGCGCCGACTGCCGCTGGGAGCTGGGCTGGGCCTACTCCGTGGAAGGCCGCTGGGCGGATTCCCTCACGCAGTGGACGCAGGTGCGCGCGCTCAATCCCAATCAACCCGACCTGGAGGGCGCGCTCACCCAGGCCCGCAACCAGGCCGCGCTCCAGGCGAAGCTCGCGCAGCCCGTGGACAGCACGCCCCGCCCTCCCCCGCCCCCGGGCGCGAAGCTGCGCATCCGCGCCGCCGGTGACCTGATGCTCGGCACCACCGTGCCGGAGGGCTACCTGCCCCCCGAGGGCGGCGGCAGCGTCATCGCGGCCGTGCGCCCCCTGCTGGAGGACGCGGACCTCACCTTCGTGAACCTGGAAGGGCCGCTCTGCGACACCGGCCGCACCACCAAGTGCCGCTCGCCCGCGAACTGCTACGCGTTCCGCTCCCCCACCTCCTTCGGCGAGTACCTGAAGCAGGCCAGCGTGGACGTGGTCTCCACCGCCAACAACCACTCCGGCGACTTCGGCGAGGAGTGCCGCCGCGCCACCGAGTCCACGCTGGACGCGCTGGGCATCGCCTGGAGCGGTCCGCCGGGCAGCGTCGCCACGCTGGAGCGCAACGGCCTGAAGATTGGCCTCGTGGCCTTCCACACGTCCGCGGGCTGCAACCACCTCAACAACCTGCCCACCGCCACCGCGCTGGTGAAGCAGACCGCCGCCACGCACGACATCGTCATCGTGTCCTTCCACGGCGGCGCGGAGGGCGGCAAGGCCCTGCACGTCCCGCCCGGCAAGGAGATGTTCTTCGGCGAGGACCGCGGCGACCTGCGCGCCTTCACCCACGCGGTGGTGGACGCGGGCGCGCACCTGGTGCTCGGCCACGGCCCGCACGTCGCGCGCGCCATGGAGTTCTACCAGGGCCGCCTCATCGCCTACTCCATGGGCAACTTCGCCACCTACGGCCGCTTCAACCTCAAGGGTCCGCAGGGCCTGGGGATGATCCTCGAAGTGGAGCTGGACGCGAACGGCCGCTTCTCCACCGGCCGCATCCTCCCCACGAAGCAGGTGGGCGAAGGCATCACCCAGCCGGACCCGGACGCCAACGTCGTCTCGCTGGTGAAGAAGCTCACCGCCGAGGACTTCCCCGACACGGGCGCCCGCATCGCCGACGACGGCCGCCTCTCTCCGCGCAAGTCGCCCGTCACGGCCTCCAGCACCGCGCCGTAG
- a CDS encoding head GIN domain-containing protein: MSSLSLLAACCFATTACTAHAEDATKPSQGSGETRQVADFHGVSVGHGMQAEVKVGPKSVRLEGSSENLSRIQLEVEDGILTTRVERKGWSGLNGRVKIIVSSPRIDHVEVSGGGRMNADVTASDEFDAEASGGAVLTVRGVDAKKVDAEASGGAEITMTGRARELDAEVSGGSQLHAQQLQGVTTLDVDASGGAIVEANASDSVSGEASGGSIIRLSKRPQNADLEVSGGSRLDTSN; this comes from the coding sequence ATGTCCTCGCTTTCCCTGCTCGCCGCCTGCTGCTTCGCCACCACCGCCTGCACCGCCCACGCGGAGGACGCGACCAAGCCCTCCCAGGGCTCGGGCGAGACGCGCCAGGTGGCGGACTTCCACGGCGTCTCCGTGGGCCACGGCATGCAGGCGGAGGTGAAGGTGGGCCCCAAGTCCGTCCGCCTGGAGGGCTCCTCTGAAAACCTCTCCCGCATCCAGCTGGAGGTGGAGGACGGCATCCTCACCACGCGCGTGGAGCGCAAGGGCTGGAGCGGCCTCAACGGCCGGGTGAAGATCATCGTGTCCTCGCCCCGCATCGACCATGTGGAGGTCAGCGGCGGCGGCCGCATGAACGCCGACGTCACCGCGTCCGACGAGTTCGACGCCGAGGCCAGCGGCGGCGCGGTGCTCACCGTGCGCGGCGTGGACGCCAAGAAGGTGGACGCCGAGGCCAGCGGCGGCGCCGAAATCACCATGACCGGCCGCGCGCGGGAGCTGGATGCCGAGGTCAGCGGCGGCTCGCAGCTCCACGCTCAGCAGCTCCAGGGCGTCACCACCCTGGACGTGGACGCCAGCGGCGGCGCCATCGTGGAGGCCAACGCCTCCGACAGCGTCTCGGGCGAAGCGTCCGGCGGCAGCATCATCCGCCTGTCGAAGCGGCCGCAGAACGCCGACCTGGAGGTCAGCGGCGGCTCGCGCCTGGACACGTCGAACTAG
- the gshB gene encoding glutathione synthase — translation MALSLGFLMDPLESVRVDHDTTFSLMLEAQRRGHDVYYFEQGWLRFNGRCSEARMRRVKVRREVGQHFDVLAEDVRPLSKLDVLFLRKDPPVDADYLHATQLVELCPDRSPIFINNPSGIRDANEKLFTLNYPDLMPDTRVTRELSVVLEFAAKNAQGTILKPIDGFGGKGILFLAPGDRNARSMVELLTQGGKEPILAQAYVPESRLGDKRIILVDGDPVGAVLRVPSDADHRGNMAAGGTPMKAQITERDLYICKRLKPALQEKGLTLVGIDVLGDYLTEVNVTSPTGLVEASHLDGVSCEARVLDVAERMHGAR, via the coding sequence ATGGCCCTCTCCCTAGGCTTCCTGATGGACCCGCTCGAGAGCGTGCGGGTGGACCACGACACGACGTTCTCGCTGATGCTGGAGGCCCAGCGGCGGGGGCACGACGTCTACTACTTCGAACAGGGGTGGCTGCGCTTCAACGGCCGGTGCTCGGAGGCGCGCATGCGCCGGGTCAAGGTGCGGCGCGAGGTCGGCCAGCACTTCGACGTGCTGGCGGAGGACGTGCGGCCCCTGTCGAAGCTGGACGTGCTCTTCCTTCGCAAGGACCCGCCGGTGGACGCGGACTATCTGCACGCCACGCAGCTGGTGGAGCTGTGTCCGGACCGTTCTCCCATCTTCATCAACAACCCGTCCGGCATCCGCGACGCGAACGAGAAGCTCTTCACGCTGAACTACCCGGACCTGATGCCGGACACGCGCGTGACGCGGGAGCTGTCCGTGGTGCTGGAGTTCGCGGCGAAGAACGCGCAGGGCACCATCCTGAAGCCCATCGACGGCTTCGGCGGCAAGGGCATCCTCTTCCTCGCGCCGGGGGACCGCAACGCGCGCTCCATGGTGGAGCTGCTCACGCAGGGCGGCAAGGAGCCCATCCTCGCGCAGGCGTACGTGCCGGAGAGCCGCCTGGGCGACAAGCGCATCATCCTGGTGGATGGAGACCCGGTGGGCGCGGTGCTGCGCGTGCCGTCGGACGCGGACCACCGGGGCAACATGGCCGCGGGCGGCACGCCGATGAAGGCGCAGATCACCGAGCGCGACCTCTACATCTGCAAGCGCCTCAAGCCCGCGCTCCAGGAGAAGGGGCTGACGCTGGTGGGCATCGACGTGCTGGGCGACTACCTCACGGAGGTGAACGTCACCAGCCCCACGGGCCTCGTGGAGGCCAGCCACCTGGACGGCGTCTCCTGCGAGGCGCGCGTGCTGGACGTGGCCGAGCGGATGCACGGCGCGCGCTGA
- a CDS encoding serine/threonine protein kinase: MALEDGLIDFHRGERIGKYEVLTQLTVGGMAELFLGYTSGPGGFRKYVVIKRILPDARSNDQFVRMFLDEARITAAFNHPNIAQVFDLGEEDDGLYLAMEFIGGQNLNQVTSACLKKRQPVPLAFTLSVARDVCLALHYAHTFTTPGGEASPVIHRDVAQKNIMVTYDGTVKLLDFGIAKAKNSLERTSVGTVKGTTGYMSPEQVRGDPLDGRSDLFSVGVVMHELITGERLFAGKTERDEMVKILEDAIPWPSVLLPHISEDISRVVMRALERNVDRRYPSGRDMARAIEKAAGGKLMDAEQRAALMKGLFAERMAATRSLLESADVTTSGQVLASAKRALQKDDGPYLPERKATALSVVEARKKAEIAKLRAEESGSDETAPPVARSRLGVVWALLSLSLFLGLAYGAFRLTKLLEAEETPPPDPESLGAMVPLRPREPPVPDAGVATAAVDKDKDKDSKDRDSKDRDPGTKDRDDSNRPGGRSRKSKGEVTLFLDEPAEVFLNNKSLGRAPLVKRSLPVGQAELVLVGADKKRRVLAVPVEAGKPVRLNLKLRELPGR, from the coding sequence ATGGCGCTGGAGGATGGACTCATCGACTTCCACCGGGGCGAGCGCATCGGGAAGTACGAGGTGCTCACGCAGCTGACCGTGGGCGGCATGGCGGAGCTGTTCCTGGGCTACACGTCGGGCCCGGGCGGCTTCCGCAAGTACGTGGTCATCAAGCGCATCCTCCCGGACGCCCGCTCCAATGATCAGTTCGTCCGCATGTTCCTGGACGAGGCGCGCATCACCGCGGCCTTCAACCACCCGAACATCGCGCAGGTGTTCGACCTGGGGGAGGAGGACGACGGGCTCTACCTGGCCATGGAGTTCATCGGCGGGCAGAACCTCAACCAGGTGACCAGCGCGTGCCTGAAGAAGCGCCAGCCGGTGCCGCTGGCCTTCACCCTGTCCGTGGCCCGCGACGTGTGCCTGGCGCTGCACTACGCGCACACCTTCACGACCCCCGGCGGCGAGGCGAGCCCCGTCATCCACCGCGACGTGGCGCAGAAGAACATCATGGTGACGTACGACGGCACCGTGAAGCTGCTCGACTTCGGCATCGCCAAGGCGAAGAACAGCCTGGAGCGCACCAGCGTCGGCACGGTGAAGGGCACCACCGGCTACATGTCCCCGGAGCAGGTGCGCGGCGATCCGCTGGATGGCAGGAGCGACCTGTTCTCCGTGGGCGTGGTGATGCACGAGCTCATCACCGGGGAGCGGCTCTTCGCGGGCAAGACCGAGCGCGACGAGATGGTGAAGATCCTCGAGGACGCCATCCCGTGGCCGTCCGTGCTGCTGCCGCACATCTCCGAGGACATCTCCCGCGTGGTGATGCGCGCGCTGGAGCGCAACGTGGACCGCCGCTACCCGTCCGGGCGGGACATGGCGCGCGCCATCGAGAAGGCGGCCGGCGGCAAGCTGATGGACGCCGAGCAGCGCGCCGCCCTCATGAAGGGCCTGTTCGCGGAGCGCATGGCCGCCACGCGCTCGCTGCTGGAGAGCGCGGACGTCACGACGAGCGGCCAGGTGCTGGCGTCCGCGAAGCGGGCGCTCCAGAAGGATGACGGCCCCTACCTGCCGGAGCGCAAGGCCACCGCGCTCAGCGTGGTGGAGGCGCGCAAGAAGGCGGAGATCGCGAAGCTGCGCGCGGAGGAGTCCGGCAGCGACGAGACCGCGCCCCCGGTGGCGCGCTCCAGGCTGGGCGTCGTCTGGGCGCTGCTGTCGCTGTCGCTGTTCCTGGGCCTGGCCTACGGCGCGTTCCGGCTCACCAAGCTGCTGGAGGCCGAGGAGACACCGCCTCCCGACCCGGAGAGCCTGGGCGCGATGGTCCCCCTCCGGCCGCGCGAGCCCCCCGTCCCCGACGCGGGCGTGGCCACCGCGGCGGTGGACAAGGACAAGGACAAGGACTCCAAGGACAGGGACTCCAAGGACAGGGACCCGGGCACGAAGGACCGGGACGACTCCAACCGGCCTGGCGGCCGGAGCCGGAAGAGCAAGGGCGAGGTGACGCTCTTCCTGGACGAGCCCGCGGAGGTCTTCCTCAACAACAAGTCCCTGGGCCGCGCGCCGCTGGTGAAGCGCTCGCTGCCGGTGGGACAGGCGGAGCTCGTCCTGGTGGGCGCGGACAAGAAGCGCCGGGTGCTCGCCGTGCCGGTGGAGGCGGGCAAGCCCGTGCGCCTCAACCTCAAGCTGAGGGAGCTGCCGGGCCGCTGA
- a CDS encoding tRNA1(Val) (adenine(37)-N6)-methyltransferase: MLEDGETLDSIGTADVRVFQRRTGYRFTLDAVLLAHFAATEGGDLPGPVLELGAGSGVVSLLLVKQFGVAGPVDALELQPAVHARLTRAVALNGCEGRVRPVLGDLRQARTLFVPGAYGQVVSNPPFRRAQAGVVSPDAERAVSKSEVACDAPSVVAAARHALRPGGGVSLVYPAARLAEVLGVLAGARLFPRVLRSVHARVDAPATRFLVQALRDQDRGLAVRAPLIVHGEGPGGYSAEVAALMDVPLAERDGG, translated from the coding sequence GTGCTGGAGGACGGCGAGACGCTGGACTCCATTGGCACCGCGGACGTGCGCGTCTTCCAGCGCCGGACGGGCTACCGCTTCACGCTGGACGCGGTGCTGCTGGCGCACTTCGCGGCCACGGAAGGCGGCGACCTGCCGGGGCCGGTGCTGGAATTGGGCGCGGGCAGCGGCGTGGTGTCGCTGCTGCTGGTGAAGCAGTTCGGCGTCGCGGGCCCGGTGGACGCGCTGGAGTTGCAGCCCGCGGTGCACGCGCGGCTGACGCGCGCGGTGGCGCTCAACGGGTGCGAGGGCCGGGTGCGCCCGGTGCTCGGGGACCTGCGGCAGGCGCGGACGTTGTTCGTGCCCGGGGCCTACGGGCAGGTGGTGTCCAACCCGCCGTTCCGCCGGGCCCAGGCGGGCGTGGTGAGCCCGGACGCGGAGCGGGCCGTGTCCAAGTCGGAGGTGGCGTGCGACGCGCCCTCCGTGGTCGCGGCGGCGCGGCATGCGTTGCGGCCGGGCGGGGGCGTGAGCCTGGTGTATCCGGCGGCGCGGCTGGCGGAGGTGCTGGGGGTGCTCGCGGGCGCGCGGTTGTTCCCCCGGGTGCTGCGGTCGGTGCACGCGCGGGTGGATGCGCCCGCCACGCGCTTCCTGGTGCAGGCGCTGCGGGACCAGGACCGGGGCCTGGCTGTACGTGCGCCGCTCATCGTTCACGGCGAGGGCCCCGGCGGGTACAGCGCGGAGGTGGCGGCGCTGATGGACGTGCCGCTGGCGGAGCGGGACGGGGGCTGA
- a CDS encoding DUF429 domain-containing protein, protein MTDALRFVGWDLTDPFARAPRPVDEAVVDGDGRVRFSQRVWPAPRPGHGLDPEALAEAFALQPGDVAVVDGPQALANPGERVRDAERKLRAPGRTPDALPLPGAPFAGFVRGSVLLFAALRAQARVPMLDLDTPALSHARLFEAFPGATWRALAVEKLGAKASPEGRARRQALLESAGLRFSDAGTCTHDQLDAALCAWLAWRTRTRPGDVTAVGLPLTQDADGTLREGRILDLATRR, encoded by the coding sequence ATGACGGACGCGCTCCGCTTCGTGGGCTGGGACCTGACGGACCCGTTCGCCCGCGCCCCCCGCCCCGTGGATGAGGCCGTCGTGGACGGGGACGGCCGCGTGCGCTTCTCCCAGCGCGTCTGGCCCGCGCCACGGCCGGGTCACGGGCTGGACCCGGAGGCGCTCGCGGAGGCCTTCGCCCTCCAGCCCGGCGACGTCGCGGTGGTGGACGGGCCGCAGGCGCTGGCGAACCCCGGCGAGCGCGTGCGGGACGCGGAGCGCAAGCTGCGAGCTCCGGGCCGCACGCCGGACGCGCTGCCCCTGCCCGGAGCACCCTTCGCGGGCTTCGTGCGCGGCAGCGTGCTGCTGTTCGCCGCGCTGCGGGCCCAGGCCCGGGTGCCCATGCTGGACCTGGACACACCGGCGCTGTCCCACGCGCGCCTCTTCGAGGCCTTCCCCGGCGCCACCTGGCGCGCGCTGGCTGTGGAGAAGTTGGGGGCAAAGGCCTCGCCCGAAGGACGCGCCCGGAGGCAGGCCCTGCTGGAGTCCGCCGGCCTGCGCTTCAGCGACGCGGGGACGTGCACGCACGACCAGCTGGACGCCGCGCTCTGCGCCTGGCTGGCCTGGCGCACGCGCACGCGGCCCGGGGACGTCACCGCGGTGGGCCTGCCCCTCACGCAGGACGCGGACGGGACGCTGCGCGAGGGGCGCATCCTGGACCTGGCCACTCGGCGGTAA
- a CDS encoding tenascin-X, with translation MALAALLAFVGACREEPPLTGARSLLRVSQESVVFPPSYPQVERVVELRVVNAGRTTLDVDWTSLAAPFSAAGLPARMAPGEVPVRLSYRPEAAGVLTATLVGRAPGGGEVRVELRGEANPFPDCPTPVACHTSTFDVTTEACVEAEEPDGTACDPGNACILGATCTAGRCKGTERVCDDGDACTTDVCSPLDGCTSVPAPPCPGDGKCQVGACDPKVGCTLAKAQDGTFCGPERGCDAADVCLDGTCQRRDPPDNFTCAPASPCQGPGKCRGSVCERPAATAVVPDWTYDAKSNGEALHDLLVGPTGDVTLVGFFVPALLDAAGPVPVRASVAGRRCMLWNDRLLCMDLPGSGQVSLLDRVTGAPRWTFDLAAARPDFTQGLTTVFMARLGVMQPDRLAALFEAYPSGTARDTLCRRYFLVVLDAFGGMVSAQALQDPLLAECNHPHPYGVASDAAGDLYVAFGQTQNVGAPLYPGAPTLLMAFSQDGVPRWRKTEAFAAGELAIVNGLLLNERSTQALSTQDGQAVGSRTFPRGLGRALATSTHVIPSPSEDDTVGEWRLEGYALPNLTPSWTHAFQGWPGPVAPEVRLASWTSWPGQPPETVVLGTGLDARGPVLFAVSAKDGSEVFQCPVSNAATPAQFLELGPDSVVMMDRATTCGECDPPYAYSQARFRRFPIPGLKPAEEPWPGTFGGPGHDHHEDPVRGR, from the coding sequence ATGGCCCTGGCTGCCCTCCTGGCCTTCGTGGGCGCCTGCCGGGAGGAACCCCCGCTGACGGGCGCCCGGAGCCTCCTGCGGGTCTCCCAGGAGTCCGTGGTGTTCCCGCCCAGCTACCCCCAGGTGGAGCGGGTGGTGGAGCTCCGCGTGGTGAACGCGGGGCGCACGACGCTGGACGTGGACTGGACGTCGCTGGCGGCGCCCTTCTCCGCGGCCGGGCTGCCCGCGCGGATGGCGCCGGGCGAGGTGCCGGTCCGGCTGTCCTACCGGCCGGAGGCGGCGGGCGTGTTGACGGCCACGCTGGTGGGCCGGGCGCCCGGGGGCGGGGAGGTGCGGGTGGAGCTGCGCGGGGAGGCGAACCCCTTCCCGGACTGCCCCACGCCGGTGGCCTGCCACACCTCCACGTTCGACGTGACGACGGAGGCGTGCGTGGAGGCCGAGGAGCCGGACGGCACGGCGTGCGACCCGGGCAACGCGTGCATCCTGGGCGCCACGTGCACGGCGGGGCGGTGCAAGGGGACGGAGCGCGTCTGCGACGACGGCGACGCGTGCACCACGGACGTGTGCAGTCCGCTGGACGGCTGCACGTCGGTGCCGGCGCCGCCGTGTCCGGGGGACGGGAAGTGCCAGGTGGGCGCGTGCGACCCGAAGGTGGGGTGCACGCTGGCGAAGGCGCAGGACGGCACCTTCTGCGGCCCGGAGCGCGGCTGTGACGCGGCGGACGTGTGCCTGGACGGGACGTGCCAGCGCCGCGACCCGCCGGACAACTTCACGTGCGCGCCGGCCAGCCCGTGCCAGGGACCGGGGAAGTGCAGGGGCTCCGTGTGCGAGCGCCCCGCCGCGACGGCGGTGGTGCCGGACTGGACCTACGACGCGAAGTCCAACGGCGAGGCGCTGCATGACCTCTTGGTGGGGCCCACGGGGGACGTGACGCTGGTGGGCTTCTTCGTGCCGGCGCTGCTGGACGCGGCGGGCCCGGTGCCGGTGCGCGCGAGCGTGGCGGGGCGCCGGTGCATGCTGTGGAACGACCGGCTGTTGTGCATGGACCTGCCGGGCTCCGGGCAGGTGTCGCTGCTGGACCGGGTGACGGGCGCGCCCCGGTGGACGTTCGACCTGGCGGCGGCGCGGCCGGACTTCACGCAGGGGCTGACGACGGTGTTCATGGCGCGGCTGGGGGTGATGCAGCCGGACCGGCTGGCGGCGCTCTTCGAGGCGTACCCGTCCGGCACGGCGCGCGACACGCTGTGCCGGCGGTACTTCCTGGTGGTGCTGGATGCCTTTGGCGGGATGGTGTCCGCGCAGGCGCTGCAGGATCCGCTGCTCGCGGAGTGCAACCACCCGCACCCGTACGGCGTGGCGTCCGACGCGGCGGGGGATTTGTACGTGGCGTTCGGGCAGACGCAGAACGTGGGGGCGCCGCTGTATCCGGGGGCGCCCACGCTGCTGATGGCGTTCTCGCAGGACGGGGTGCCGCGCTGGCGCAAGACGGAGGCCTTCGCCGCGGGCGAGCTGGCCATCGTGAACGGGCTCTTGCTCAACGAGCGCTCCACGCAGGCGCTGAGCACGCAGGACGGGCAGGCGGTGGGCTCGCGGACCTTCCCCCGGGGGCTGGGCCGCGCGCTGGCGACGTCCACGCACGTGATCCCCTCTCCGTCCGAGGACGACACCGTCGGCGAGTGGCGGCTGGAGGGCTACGCGTTGCCGAATCTCACGCCGTCCTGGACGCATGCGTTCCAGGGGTGGCCGGGGCCGGTGGCGCCGGAGGTGCGGCTGGCGAGTTGGACGTCATGGCCCGGGCAGCCGCCGGAGACGGTGGTGCTGGGCACGGGCCTGGATGCCCGGGGGCCGGTGCTGTTCGCGGTGAGCGCGAAGGACGGCAGTGAGGTGTTCCAGTGCCCCGTGTCGAACGCGGCGACGCCCGCGCAGTTCCTGGAGCTGGGGCCGGACAGCGTGGTGATGATGGACAGGGCGACGACGTGCGGCGAGTGCGATCCGCCGTACGCGTACAGCCAGGCGCGCTTCCGGCGCTTCCCCATCCCCGGCCTGAAGCCCGCGGAGGAACCCTGGCCCGGAACGTTCGGCGGGCCAGGGCACGACCATCACGAGGACCCGGTGCGCGGGCGCTGA